A portion of the Pedobacter cryoconitis genome contains these proteins:
- a CDS encoding nucleoside permease codes for MNINTRIKLSTMMFLEFFIWGSWFVTLGTFLEKNLHATGADSAAVFSTQSWGAIIAPFIIGLIADRFFNAEKILGVLHLIGAVLMYQMYTATDVNVFYPYVLGYMILFMPTLALVNSVSFNQMKDAEKEFSNIRFWGTIGWIVAGLCISYLFLWDSKAGMDSGLLKNTFLMAGVASLILGLFSFALPKTPPKVSKDDKVTISDILGLDALKLLKDKNFAVFFVSAILICIPLAFYYQNANLFLSNIGVEGPTGKMAIGQVSEALFLLMIPVFFKRFGFKTTILVGMIAWAIRYALFAYGNAGELSFMLIIGIALHGVCYDFFFVSGQIYTNSRAGEKYKSAAQGLITLATYGVGMLIGFKVAGMITDSYKLVDGTVDWKMVWIIPAGIALVVFLLFTVFFNEKRKRVVDTQFNEV; via the coding sequence ATGAATATCAATACCCGTATTAAATTATCAACTATGATGTTCCTGGAGTTCTTTATCTGGGGTTCATGGTTTGTTACGCTGGGTACTTTCTTAGAAAAAAACCTGCATGCTACAGGTGCGGACTCAGCTGCTGTATTCTCTACGCAGTCATGGGGAGCGATTATTGCCCCTTTTATTATCGGACTGATTGCCGACAGATTCTTTAATGCAGAGAAAATTCTCGGTGTACTGCATCTGATCGGAGCGGTGTTAATGTACCAGATGTATACAGCAACGGATGTAAATGTATTCTATCCTTATGTTTTAGGTTACATGATCCTGTTCATGCCTACCCTGGCATTGGTAAATTCAGTATCATTTAATCAGATGAAAGATGCTGAAAAAGAGTTTTCAAATATCAGGTTCTGGGGTACTATCGGATGGATTGTTGCCGGATTATGTATCAGTTATTTATTCTTATGGGATTCAAAAGCTGGGATGGATTCAGGGCTGTTAAAAAACACTTTCCTGATGGCCGGAGTAGCTTCTCTGATTTTAGGTTTGTTTAGTTTTGCATTGCCTAAAACCCCACCAAAAGTATCTAAAGATGATAAAGTTACGATCTCAGATATCCTGGGTTTAGATGCTTTGAAATTACTGAAGGATAAAAACTTCGCGGTTTTCTTCGTATCTGCGATTTTAATCTGTATCCCGCTTGCTTTTTATTATCAGAATGCAAATCTTTTCTTATCCAATATTGGTGTAGAGGGGCCTACTGGTAAAATGGCAATCGGACAAGTATCTGAAGCCTTATTTTTATTAATGATACCTGTATTCTTCAAAAGATTCGGATTTAAAACCACGATCCTGGTGGGCATGATTGCATGGGCAATTCGTTATGCATTATTCGCTTATGGTAATGCTGGTGAATTAAGCTTTATGCTAATTATCGGTATTGCTTTACATGGTGTATGCTATGACTTCTTCTTTGTATCGGGACAGATTTACACGAATTCAAGAGCTGGAGAAAAATATAAAAGTGCTGCTCAGGGTTTAATTACGCTGGCTACTTATGGTGTAGGGATGCTGATTGGCTTTAAAGTTGCTGGTATGATTACTGACAGCTATAAATTAGTTGATGGCACTGTAGACTGGAAAATGGTTTGGATCATCCCTGCAGGAATTGCATTGGTTGTATTCCTGCTTTTCACCGTTTTCTTTAATGAGAAGCGTAAAAGAGTTGTGGACACTCAATTTAACGAAGTTTAA
- a CDS encoding acyl-CoA thioesterase, whose product MNFHTRKWIKPEDLNPNGSLFGGSLLRWIDEEAAIYAIVQLGNPRVVTKYISEINFVSSAKQGDIIEMGITAIAFGNTSLTMRCEVRNKITRKSILTIDKMVFVNVDEYGNPVAHGRKEIKFIEEQFAAEDH is encoded by the coding sequence ATGAATTTCCACACCAGAAAATGGATCAAACCCGAAGACTTAAATCCTAACGGAAGCTTATTTGGAGGCAGTTTATTAAGATGGATAGATGAAGAGGCAGCAATTTATGCTATTGTTCAACTAGGCAATCCAAGAGTTGTGACCAAATATATTTCGGAGATCAACTTTGTCAGCTCTGCAAAACAGGGAGATATTATTGAAATGGGGATTACTGCAATCGCTTTTGGCAATACCTCTTTGACGATGCGTTGTGAAGTCCGCAACAAGATTACCAGAAAAAGCATTTTAACAATCGATAAAATGGTCTTCGTAAACGTTGATGAATATGGCAATCCGGTCGCACACGGCAGAAAAGAAATCAAATTTATAGAAGAGCAGTTCGCTGCCGAAGATCATTAG
- a CDS encoding hydroxypyruvate isomerase family protein, translating to MGTEQSRRNALKTMITGSAILGLSATIPSYAAERESGNTPLKNNAPLKGNVNHSVCRWCFSDIELDELCIAVKGMGLKAIDLVGPAEWPVLKKHGLYSSMCNGAEINLTDGWNDKAFHPKLIENYTKMIPLVAEAGYKNLICFSGSRRGKTDEEGWNNCVEGLKQVIGLAEKHNVVLVMELLNSKIDHKDYQCDHTAWGAELAKRLGSENFKLLYDIYHMQVDEGDVIHNIRTYHPYIAHYHTAGVPGRNEIDDTQELFYPAIIKAILATGFKGYIAQEFIPKQKDKLQSLRNAIKICDL from the coding sequence ATGGGAACTGAGCAAAGCCGCAGAAATGCGTTGAAAACAATGATTACAGGTTCAGCAATTTTGGGACTGTCTGCTACGATCCCCTCTTACGCTGCAGAAAGGGAATCAGGCAATACTCCTTTAAAAAATAATGCCCCTTTAAAAGGAAATGTGAACCATTCTGTTTGCCGCTGGTGTTTCAGTGACATTGAATTGGATGAACTTTGTATTGCTGTCAAAGGAATGGGTTTGAAAGCAATAGACCTTGTAGGGCCTGCTGAATGGCCTGTTTTGAAGAAACATGGATTGTATTCTTCGATGTGCAATGGTGCAGAAATTAATCTGACTGATGGCTGGAATGATAAAGCCTTTCATCCGAAACTGATAGAGAATTATACAAAAATGATTCCTCTGGTAGCGGAAGCCGGGTATAAAAATCTGATTTGTTTTAGCGGAAGCCGCAGAGGCAAAACGGATGAAGAAGGATGGAATAATTGTGTAGAAGGATTAAAGCAGGTTATCGGGCTTGCCGAAAAACACAATGTTGTGCTCGTGATGGAGTTACTGAATAGTAAAATTGATCACAAAGATTATCAATGTGACCATACTGCCTGGGGTGCTGAACTGGCTAAAAGACTGGGTTCAGAAAACTTTAAGCTGCTATACGACATTTATCATATGCAAGTTGATGAAGGTGACGTTATTCATAATATCAGAACTTATCATCCATATATTGCGCATTACCATACTGCAGGTGTTCCTGGCAGAAATGAAATAGATGATACACAGGAGCTTTTTTATCCTGCAATCATCAAAGCTATATTGGCAACAGGTTTTAAAGGATACATCGCACAGGAATTTATTCCAAAACAGAAGGATAAACTTCAGTCCTTAAGAAACGCGATAAAAATTTGTGACTTATAA
- a CDS encoding aspartate-semialdehyde dehydrogenase, whose product MKIAVVGATGLVGTVMLKVLEERNFPLTELIPVASEKSVGKEITFKGKKFKVVNMETAIAMKPDVALFSAGGNTSLKYAPLFAEAGTTVIDNSSAWRMDPSKKLIVPEVNGHELSIDDKIIANPNCSTIQMVVALKPLHDKYRIKRVVVSTYQSVTGTGVKAVAQMMNERKGILDGPMAYPHQIDLNVIPQIDVFEENGYTKEEMKMIKETRKIMGDDSIRVTATTVRIPVMGGHSESVNIEFESEFDVAEIRSILEKTEGIIVVDDIANLKYPMPKDAHEKDEVFVGRIRRDESLPNTVNMWIVADNLRKGAATNTVQIAEFLLRKELI is encoded by the coding sequence ATGAAAATTGCAGTTGTAGGTGCTACTGGTTTAGTAGGCACTGTTATGTTAAAAGTACTAGAAGAGCGTAATTTCCCGTTGACCGAACTAATTCCGGTTGCATCTGAGAAGAGTGTTGGTAAAGAAATCACATTCAAGGGTAAGAAGTTCAAGGTCGTTAACATGGAAACAGCAATTGCGATGAAACCTGATGTGGCTTTATTCTCTGCAGGTGGCAATACTTCTTTAAAATATGCACCTTTATTCGCAGAAGCAGGAACAACAGTGATTGACAATTCATCTGCATGGCGTATGGATCCATCTAAAAAACTGATTGTACCAGAGGTTAATGGACATGAACTATCAATTGATGATAAGATTATTGCTAATCCAAACTGTTCAACGATACAAATGGTAGTGGCTTTAAAACCATTACATGATAAATACAGAATTAAACGTGTAGTTGTTTCTACTTACCAGTCTGTTACCGGAACTGGTGTTAAAGCTGTAGCGCAAATGATGAATGAGCGCAAAGGTATTTTAGATGGCCCGATGGCTTATCCTCACCAGATCGACTTAAACGTTATTCCACAGATTGATGTATTCGAAGAAAACGGGTATACCAAAGAAGAAATGAAAATGATCAAAGAAACCCGTAAAATTATGGGCGACGATAGCATCCGCGTTACAGCAACAACAGTAAGGATCCCTGTTATGGGTGGTCACTCAGAGTCTGTGAACATAGAGTTTGAAAGTGAATTTGATGTAGCTGAGATCAGATCAATATTAGAGAAAACAGAAGGCATTATCGTAGTAGATGACATTGCAAATCTTAAATACCCAATGCCAAAAGATGCACATGAAAAAGATGAAGTATTTGTAGGCCGTATCAGAAGAGACGAATCTTTACCAAACACTGTAAACATGTGGATTGTTGCGGATAACCTGCGTAAAGGTGCTGCAACGAATACCGTGCAGATTGCCGAATTTTTACTGAGAAAAGAACTGATCTAA
- a CDS encoding tRNA pseudouridine synthase A, with translation MRYFVHISYNGLQYNGWQKQLNVLNIQGVIENALTQIFKVPVFINGCGRTDAQVHASQFFFHMDIEQPWDFDLIFRLNKLLPLNIAVYDIIPMEGLPHARFDAVQRAYDYFLHTYKDPFLNGLSSYYLLENLQWDQMKAAVALLPLYKDYRAFCTSPDKYEHTLCYVRSASLMVDEKGEKMRFQISSNRFLGKMIRIIMGQLLKIGQGTLSVDEFESHLISRKTPALITPAHPQGLYLSKVTYPYLNLPPRVDFSAVLQKHADTNWKAL, from the coding sequence TTGAGATACTTCGTACACATCAGTTACAATGGTTTACAATACAATGGCTGGCAAAAGCAGCTGAATGTATTGAATATTCAGGGCGTGATAGAAAACGCCCTGACCCAGATTTTCAAGGTACCCGTATTCATTAATGGATGCGGCCGGACAGATGCGCAGGTTCATGCCAGCCAGTTCTTTTTTCATATGGATATTGAACAGCCATGGGATTTTGATCTGATCTTCAGGCTCAATAAACTACTCCCATTGAATATTGCGGTTTACGATATTATACCGATGGAAGGTTTACCCCATGCCCGGTTTGATGCCGTACAACGCGCTTATGATTATTTTCTGCATACTTATAAAGACCCGTTTTTAAACGGCCTGAGCTCTTACTATCTGCTGGAGAATCTGCAATGGGACCAAATGAAAGCAGCGGTCGCTTTACTCCCATTATACAAAGATTACCGCGCCTTTTGTACCAGTCCCGATAAATATGAGCATACTTTATGTTATGTAAGATCTGCCAGTTTAATGGTCGACGAAAAAGGGGAGAAAATGAGGTTTCAGATCTCCTCTAACCGGTTTTTAGGAAAGATGATCCGTATTATTATGGGGCAGCTTTTGAAAATCGGACAAGGAACACTTAGTGTGGATGAGTTTGAAAGCCATCTGATCAGCAGAAAAACACCTGCCTTAATTACTCCTGCACATCCTCAGGGATTATACCTTTCTAAAGTAACTTACCCCTACCTGAACCTTCCGCCAAGAGTAGATTTCTCTGCTGTACTTCAAAAACACGCAGATACGAACTGGAAAGCGCTTTAA
- a CDS encoding beta-N-acetylhexosaminidase — MGSGTSNSSVIDSNTNFTSRPPEFSIIPEPVSLLKTNGSFTLPDKIVVLATPEMKFVVDYLKEKLSIPTGKFIAEFAHTQATGTIRLVLNPRPDATLGNEGYHLSVTPTMIIIKANQAAGLFYGVQSLLQLFPKEIESKELVEGVTWKIPCVEVTDYPRVAWRGLMFDVARHFFTKQEVKQYIDAMVRYKFNLLHLHLTDDEGWRLEIKGLPKLTEVGAWNVKKVGDFGTFSTPGADEPRTYGGFYTQDDVRELIKYAKDRFVDILPEIDVPGHSLAAVVSYPELSCTPGAETYRVRSGERIMDWSKGAPPIALVDNTLCPANEKVYAFLDTVITQVAALFPFEYIHMGGDEAPINYWQKSEAIKALMLREGLKDIHQVQGYFEKRVEKIVESKGKKFMGWDEIMESDIPTGAAVMSWRSPKFGIEASRAKHEVVMSPQGTNYLDLMQGDVTSESKVYNSVRLGKAYEFDPIPAGADPKYIKGGQGNLWTEQVYNIRQAEYMTWPRGYAIAESVWSPKEKKNWTNFTGKVEQHFHRMDIAETKYSPAIYDPIVKASRTADKQVMVELTTEIDGLDIYYSFDNSTPDRFYPKYTEKVVIPKDANQMRVITYRGKQAIGRLLTIAVDDLNKRAGKR, encoded by the coding sequence ATGGGATCCGGAACTTCTAATTCTTCTGTTATAGATAGCAATACCAATTTTACCAGCAGACCACCTGAATTTTCAATAATTCCTGAGCCTGTATCTTTGTTAAAAACCAATGGTTCTTTCACTTTACCAGATAAAATAGTTGTTTTAGCGACTCCGGAGATGAAATTTGTCGTGGATTACCTGAAGGAAAAACTGTCCATTCCTACGGGTAAGTTTATCGCTGAATTTGCACATACACAAGCAACAGGGACCATCAGATTAGTACTCAATCCCAGACCAGATGCAACTTTAGGAAATGAAGGCTATCACCTTTCAGTAACGCCAACTATGATCATCATTAAAGCGAATCAGGCTGCGGGATTGTTCTATGGTGTGCAAAGTTTGTTGCAACTTTTCCCGAAAGAAATAGAATCCAAAGAGTTAGTGGAAGGTGTCACCTGGAAGATCCCATGTGTAGAAGTTACTGACTACCCACGCGTAGCCTGGAGAGGATTGATGTTTGATGTAGCCCGCCACTTTTTCACCAAACAAGAAGTGAAGCAGTACATCGATGCAATGGTCCGCTATAAGTTTAACCTGCTGCATCTTCACCTCACGGATGATGAGGGCTGGAGATTAGAAATTAAAGGCTTACCGAAATTAACTGAAGTAGGCGCATGGAATGTTAAAAAAGTAGGTGATTTCGGTACTTTCAGCACACCTGGAGCTGATGAACCGCGTACTTATGGTGGTTTTTATACGCAGGACGATGTCAGAGAACTGATTAAATATGCCAAAGACAGATTCGTAGATATTTTACCAGAGATTGATGTTCCCGGACATAGTCTTGCAGCAGTTGTTTCTTATCCGGAACTCTCTTGTACCCCGGGCGCAGAAACTTACCGTGTACGTTCAGGAGAACGCATTATGGACTGGTCAAAAGGGGCGCCACCAATTGCATTGGTAGACAATACCCTATGCCCGGCCAATGAAAAAGTTTACGCTTTCCTGGATACCGTCATTACGCAGGTAGCCGCATTATTCCCTTTTGAATACATTCATATGGGTGGTGATGAAGCTCCGATAAATTACTGGCAGAAAAGTGAGGCGATTAAAGCACTGATGTTAAGAGAAGGCTTAAAAGATATACATCAGGTGCAGGGATATTTTGAGAAGAGAGTAGAGAAAATTGTGGAATCGAAAGGTAAGAAATTTATGGGCTGGGATGAGATCATGGAGAGTGATATCCCAACAGGTGCAGCAGTGATGAGCTGGAGAAGCCCAAAATTCGGAATAGAAGCTTCCCGTGCCAAACATGAAGTGGTAATGAGCCCACAAGGCACTAACTATCTCGATTTGATGCAAGGTGATGTTACTTCTGAATCCAAAGTATATAATTCTGTCCGTTTAGGTAAGGCCTATGAATTTGACCCTATCCCAGCCGGAGCAGACCCTAAATACATCAAAGGAGGACAAGGGAACTTATGGACAGAACAAGTCTATAATATCCGCCAGGCCGAATATATGACCTGGCCAAGAGGTTATGCCATTGCAGAATCTGTATGGTCTCCCAAAGAGAAGAAAAACTGGACTAATTTTACCGGTAAAGTCGAGCAGCATTTTCATAGAATGGACATTGCTGAAACTAAATATTCACCAGCAATTTATGACCCTATTGTAAAAGCAAGCAGAACTGCTGATAAACAGGTGATGGTTGAACTGACTACTGAAATTGATGGGCTGGATATTTATTACAGCTTCGACAATTCGACTCCTGACAGGTTTTATCCAAAATATACAGAGAAAGTGGTCATCCCGAAGGATGCAAACCAAATGCGTGTGATTACCTACAGAGGTAAACAGGCGATCGGCAGATTACTAACAATAGCTGTTGATGATTTAAATAAAAGAGCAGGAAAAAGATAA
- a CDS encoding shikimate kinase — protein MKIFLIGFMGCGKSTLGRKLATKLGYDLIDLDHQIEKNTGLAVGDYFSTHGEEAFRKLESETLQAFNYPKNCVIATGGGTPCFFDNIDWMNANGTTIYIEMPPTALAKRLESGIAKRPLLRNLTPEGVLEFIESKLAEREPFYTKAALVMSGISLTADDIRAEILARN, from the coding sequence ATGAAGATATTTCTGATTGGTTTTATGGGATGCGGCAAGAGTACGCTGGGAAGAAAATTGGCGACTAAGCTTGGTTATGATCTGATTGATCTGGATCACCAGATTGAGAAAAATACAGGGCTTGCCGTAGGTGATTATTTTTCAACCCATGGAGAAGAAGCTTTCCGTAAATTGGAAAGTGAAACGCTTCAGGCTTTTAATTATCCAAAAAACTGCGTAATCGCGACGGGCGGGGGAACACCATGCTTCTTTGACAATATAGACTGGATGAATGCCAATGGCACAACAATCTACATTGAGATGCCGCCAACTGCCTTGGCTAAACGCCTGGAAAGTGGAATAGCCAAGCGTCCGCTGCTGCGTAATCTGACTCCCGAAGGAGTGCTTGAATTTATTGAAAGTAAACTGGCTGAACGTGAGCCATTTTATACTAAAGCAGCATTGGTGATGAGTGGGATCAGCTTGACCGCCGACGATATCCGTGCAGAAATCCTGGCCCGGAACTAA
- the dacB gene encoding D-alanyl-D-alanine carboxypeptidase/D-alanyl-D-alanine-endopeptidase yields the protein MLKKSIVFLFVLSHGFSFAQSPVQKLTQSFNTLSEDKQAKYAITSICVLDAKTGKQLYAKNENIGLATASTLKTITSATAFSILGKDFHYQTTMGYSGSISADGTLKGDLIIMGGGDPTLGSPRYANSKENVVLAQWVSAIKAAGIKRVEGKVIGDDGLWGTQSTPDGWIWQDLGNYYGAGTSALSWRENQFDIKLRPGNPVAVLKTVPDMPYLTIVNELKPGTAGSGDNAYAYLPPLSNVAYLRGTWATDIQKQGIAAALPDPAYEAAFRLKDTLAKAGIQVTEAPVTSRQLSAAKLPLPEIKQKLSTITSPALPEIVYWLNKKSINLYAEHLLRTIAWKSGVVPTTSNGAATEVKFWAAKGFDKNAMNIIDGSGLSPANRVTTSAMANILFQVQQENWFPDFYKSLPEYNGMKLKSGTINDVSAFAGYYTADNGSKYVIVININNYSGSGINSKLFKVLDALK from the coding sequence ATGTTAAAAAAATCAATAGTATTCCTGTTCGTGCTTTCGCACGGTTTTTCATTTGCCCAGAGCCCTGTGCAAAAATTAACACAATCCTTCAATACACTATCAGAAGACAAGCAAGCAAAATATGCGATTACTTCAATTTGTGTATTAGATGCTAAAACAGGAAAACAACTATATGCAAAGAACGAGAATATCGGGCTTGCTACTGCTTCTACGTTAAAAACAATCACCTCAGCAACTGCATTTTCTATTCTGGGAAAGGATTTCCACTATCAAACTACGATGGGCTACAGTGGCAGTATCAGTGCTGATGGCACCTTAAAAGGAGATTTGATTATAATGGGCGGTGGCGACCCTACGCTGGGCTCTCCACGTTATGCAAACAGCAAAGAAAATGTAGTCTTAGCGCAATGGGTTTCGGCAATCAAAGCAGCAGGTATTAAAAGAGTTGAAGGTAAAGTGATTGGTGATGATGGCCTTTGGGGCACCCAATCTACACCAGATGGTTGGATATGGCAAGATCTAGGCAATTATTATGGTGCAGGTACATCGGCCTTAAGCTGGAGAGAAAATCAGTTTGACATTAAACTCCGTCCGGGGAATCCGGTTGCTGTACTTAAAACAGTACCAGATATGCCCTACCTGACTATCGTCAATGAATTAAAACCGGGTACTGCAGGTAGTGGAGATAATGCTTATGCTTACCTCCCGCCTTTATCGAATGTGGCTTACCTGAGAGGCACATGGGCAACAGATATACAAAAACAAGGTATTGCAGCAGCCTTACCTGATCCGGCTTATGAAGCAGCATTCCGTTTGAAAGATACTTTAGCCAAGGCAGGCATCCAGGTTACTGAAGCGCCGGTAACAAGCCGCCAGCTTTCTGCAGCCAAATTACCTTTGCCAGAGATTAAACAAAAACTGAGTACGATAACCTCTCCTGCCCTGCCCGAGATCGTTTATTGGTTAAATAAAAAAAGTATCAACTTATATGCAGAACATCTTTTAAGAACTATCGCCTGGAAATCGGGTGTTGTACCTACTACAAGTAATGGTGCAGCCACAGAGGTTAAATTCTGGGCCGCTAAAGGATTTGATAAAAATGCCATGAACATTATTGATGGCAGCGGACTTTCCCCAGCAAACAGAGTAACAACTTCGGCCATGGCCAATATCCTTTTCCAGGTACAGCAGGAAAACTGGTTCCCGGACTTCTATAAATCTTTACCAGAATACAATGGCATGAAATTAAAAAGCGGTACGATCAACGATGTTTCTGCATTTGCGGGCTATTATACTGCTGATAATGGCAGTAAATATGTAATTGTAATCAATATTAACAATTATTCAGGTTCTGGCATTAACAGTAAACTATTCAAAGTGCTCGATGCCCTTAAGTAG
- a CDS encoding 3-keto-disaccharide hydrolase: MKTYAISAILVFTMIGFNAQAQRSKKGFTSLFDGKTTKGWHSYGKTAVGKGWKVENGAIHLDPKSKQKDDGDLITDKEYANFHLKIDWKVAPKSNSGILFHVNENPEKYHQTYSTGPEMQVIDNDGHPDGKIIKHRAGDLYDLVKSSSEPVKPVGQWNTAEIISNKGKLEFILNGVKTVSTTQFDENWKALIAGSKFAKWEGFGAFTKGKIALQDHGDEVWFRNIMIKEL; this comes from the coding sequence ATGAAGACTTACGCAATTTCTGCGATACTGGTATTTACAATGATTGGCTTCAACGCACAAGCTCAGCGTTCAAAAAAAGGGTTCACTTCTTTATTTGATGGAAAAACGACTAAAGGATGGCATAGCTATGGAAAAACTGCTGTCGGAAAAGGCTGGAAAGTTGAAAATGGTGCAATACATCTTGACCCTAAATCTAAACAAAAAGACGATGGTGACCTGATTACGGATAAAGAATATGCAAACTTCCATTTAAAAATTGACTGGAAAGTAGCCCCTAAATCTAATAGTGGTATCTTATTCCACGTCAATGAGAATCCGGAGAAATACCATCAAACTTATAGTACTGGCCCTGAAATGCAGGTAATTGACAATGATGGACACCCTGATGGAAAGATTATTAAACACCGTGCAGGTGATTTGTACGACCTGGTAAAAAGCAGCTCAGAACCTGTTAAACCCGTTGGACAATGGAATACTGCCGAAATTATCAGTAATAAAGGTAAATTAGAATTTATATTGAATGGCGTAAAAACAGTTTCAACTACACAGTTCGATGAGAACTGGAAAGCACTGATCGCAGGTAGCAAATTTGCTAAATGGGAAGGTTTTGGAGCATTTACAAAAGGAAAGATTGCATTACAAGATCACGGAGATGAAGTTTGGTTCCGTAATATTATGATCAAAGAACTGTAA
- a CDS encoding sugar phosphate isomerase/epimerase family protein, with product MNSRRNFIKQAGLAAAGAVVLPSLTFAAAPAKVVGLQLYSLRAQLPPDVAGTIAKVAKAGYKEVETYGYSLNGKYWGLDPKAFKTLLSNNGLTAPSGHYGMDKFIGTGNADELKSYIEAANTIGSSYIVVPYLGDNLRKTEDDWKKVAARLNEASAICKASGLGLGYHNHNFEFVKYGEKTGYEILLKETDPNAVKFEMDLYWVVRSGNDPIKLFTDHPGRFPMWHVKDMDKVDNTINTEVGSGKIDFKAIYKGAKLAGLKHLIVEQENYSIDPYVSIKQSADYVKKSIL from the coding sequence ATGAATTCAAGAAGAAATTTCATCAAACAGGCGGGTTTAGCTGCGGCAGGTGCTGTGGTATTACCCTCCCTAACCTTTGCTGCTGCCCCGGCTAAAGTTGTTGGTTTACAACTTTATTCCTTAAGAGCACAATTACCACCTGATGTAGCTGGTACGATTGCTAAAGTTGCAAAAGCTGGTTACAAAGAAGTAGAGACTTATGGTTATTCATTAAATGGTAAGTACTGGGGTTTAGACCCTAAGGCTTTTAAAACTTTACTCTCAAATAATGGATTAACTGCGCCAAGCGGGCATTATGGAATGGATAAGTTCATTGGAACTGGTAACGCAGATGAGCTTAAAAGCTATATAGAGGCAGCGAATACAATTGGCAGCAGCTATATCGTAGTCCCTTATTTAGGGGATAATTTACGCAAAACAGAAGACGACTGGAAGAAAGTTGCAGCAAGATTAAATGAAGCTTCAGCGATCTGTAAAGCAAGCGGACTAGGCCTTGGTTACCATAACCACAACTTTGAGTTTGTAAAATATGGTGAAAAGACTGGTTATGAAATTCTGCTAAAAGAAACAGATCCGAATGCAGTTAAGTTTGAAATGGACTTATACTGGGTTGTAAGATCAGGTAATGATCCAATCAAATTATTTACTGATCACCCGGGACGTTTTCCAATGTGGCATGTAAAAGATATGGACAAAGTTGACAACACGATTAATACAGAAGTAGGTTCTGGTAAGATTGACTTTAAAGCAATCTATAAAGGAGCTAAACTAGCAGGATTAAAACACCTGATTGTAGAGCAGGAGAACTACAGCATTGATCCATATGTAAGTATTAAGCAAAGTGCAGATTACGTCAAAAAGTCAATCTTATAA